The DNA sequence ttttccccCATATAGAGATATCTACATAGATCAGAAAGAGAAATGTCACAAAAAGTGGTTCACCTTACAACTAAATTTGCCTTTCAAAGCCCGCCAAGAATGATCCCCAAGAATTGTTCGTTTCTTTGCCCTGTTTCAAAGCTTAACACACTTGTCTGTACTTAGTTGCTCATTGCCATGGAAATGACAGGAAAACAGCTCTTGAATGTCTACAAGTGTACAACTTCACCTTTTAATCTACCTGTCTGGAACCAGAACCGCTCAGTTCGGCAAGtggctttttgaaaaattgaaagtgaaaCGCCCTATTTTGGTGCAATCATGCATATGGCCTTGTGcatttttccatctttcaaaaaaaattctaattatggTATCAAACTATCTAACGGCAAAGATGAGGGAGAAGGGATTTCGTTTCGCTTTAATGAGCTGTGTCTCAACCAGTCGCGAATTTCCCCCAAGGAAACCACAGATACcacaaaaatcactttttaaaagctttgggtttattttttttaaccaaaatcaATCTATTTTCAAGCAAATGCCAatgctctctctttttaaatttgggTTTCAATGGCCAAACCTCAGTTTTCCATAACTTTTATCATCTGTACTAGTTACGACTATCATTATTACTTCCTAATTTCTAGCGGGCATGCCATATTATTCTAAGAGCTATAAATCGGGAATAAGGTCTTGAATTTCTTAGGAaatgattgcttttttttaaaacatataattgATTTACTTTGGATgtttagaacagaaaaaaagtacTTCCAAATCCCTACATTTCCAAAGGGTGACCTTGAAGAATATTGAGAGATGACTTCCTTGTGTCTGAAACTTGGTCCCTTTGCCGGGTGATAATGATGTCTTAACCAAAGCAAGAGCAAGGAAGTTATTACAATTCTTTAGTTTGCAACTCAACCTATCCCTCCGTTTTAGACTGAAAAGGCTCTAGTCAAcgctttctcctttcccttccagtCTCCAAGGCAGACCCGGAGGGCTCGGCCCGGGCTTCCGCGGCGGAGGAAATGGCTTCCAGCCCGTTGCCGGGGCCCAACGACATCCTGCTGGCATCGCCGTCGAGCGCCTTCCAGCCCGATGCGCTGAGCCAGCCGCGGCCAGGCCACGCCAACCTGAAACCCAACCAGGTGGGCCAGGTGATCCTCTACGGCATTCCCATCGTGTCGTTGGTGATCGACGGGCAGGAGCGCCTGTGCCTGGCGCAGATCTCCAACACTCTCCTCAAGAACTTCAGCTACAACGAGATCCACAACCGCCGCGTGGCGCTGGGCATCACGTGCGTACAGTGCACGCCGGTGCAGCTGGAGATCCTGCGCCGCGCCGGGGCTATGCCCATCTCATCGCGCCGCTGCGGCATGATCACTAAGCGTGAAGCCGAGCGCTTGTGCAAGTCTTTCCTAGGCGAAAACAGGCCGCCCAAGCTGCCAGACAATTTCGCCTTCGACGTGTCCCACGAGTGCGCCTGGGGCTGCCGCGGCAGCTTCATCCCGGCGCGCTACAACAGCTCCCGCGCCAAGTGCATCAAATGCAGCTACTGCAACATGTACTTCTCGCCCAACAAGTTCATCTTCCACTCCCACCGCACGCCCGACGCCAAGTACACGCAGCCGGACGCAGCCAACTTCAACTCGTGGCGCCGTCATCTCAAGCTCACTGACAAGAGCCCCCAGGACGAGCTAGTCTTCGCCTGGGAGGATGTCAAGGCCATGTTCAACGGCGGTAGCCGCAAGCGCGCGCTGCCCCAGCCAGGCGCGCACCCTGCCTGCCACCCGCTCAGCTCGGTCAAGGCGGCCGCTGTGGCAGCGGCAGCTGCcgtggctggaggtgggggactGCTGGGCCCGCACCTGCTGGgggcgcccccgccgccgccgccgccgccaccccTGACCGAGCTGGCGGGCGCGCCGCACGCCCATCACAAGCGGCCGCGTTTCGACGACGACGACGACTCGCTACAAGAGGCAGCCGTCGTGGCCGCCGCCAGTCTTTCGGCCGCCGCCGCCAGCCTCTCGGTGGCCGCAGCCTCGGGCGGCGCCGGGGTGGGCGGGGGTGGCGCCGGGGGCGGCTGCGTGACCGGCGTTGGCGCCGGCGCGGGCGCTGGCTCAGCAGCTGGCGCCAAAGGCCCACGCAGCTACCCGGTCATCCCGGTGCCCAGCAAGGGCTCGTTCGGGGGCATGCTGCAGAAGTTCCCGGGCTGCGGGGGGCTCTTCCCGCATCCCTATACCTTCCCGGCCGCAGCTGCTGCTTTCGGCTTGTGCCACAAGAAGGAGGACGCAGGCGCGGCGGCCGAGGCCCTGGGAGCTGCGGGCGGCGCGGGCGCAGCGCCCAAAGCCGGCCTGTCGGGCCTCTTCTGGCCCGCGGGCCGTAAGGACGCCTTCTACCCGCCCTTCTGCATGTTCTGGCCTCCGCGGACCCCAGGAGGCCTTCCCGTGCCCACCTACCTACAGCCTCCACCGCAGCCGCCCTCGGCGCTCGGCTGCGCACTTGGAGAAAGCCCTACCCTGCTGCGCCAGGCCTTCCTGGACCTGGCCGAGCCCGGGGGCGCGGGTGGGAGCGCAGATGCTGCGCCCCCACCGGGTCAGCCCCCTCCGGTCGTGGCCAACGGCCCGGGCTCCGGCCCACAGCCTCCTGCGGGGGGCGCGGGCGCTCGCGACGCGCTCTTCGAGTCGCCCCCGGGCGGCAGCGGCGGGGACTGCAGCGCAGGCTCCACGCCGCCAGCCGACTCCGGCGCTGTGCCGGGAGCAGGGGCCGCAGTCGCCGGAGCGGGCCCGGCGGGCTCCCGAGTGCCGGGGCCCCACCATTCGCACCTCCTGGAGGGGCGCAAGGCGGGCGGAGGCAGCTACCATCATTCGAGCGCCTTCCGGCCGGTGGGAGGCAAGGACGACGCAGAGAGCCTAGCCAAGCTGCACGGGGCGTCAGCGGGCGCGCCGCACTCGACCCCAGcgcatcaccaccatcaccatcaccacccgcaccaccaccaccaccatcatccccCGCAGCCGCCGTCACCGCTACTGCTGTTGCCCCCGCAGCCCGACGAGCCGGGTTCTGAGCGCCACCACCCCGCCCCGCCGCCACCCCCTCCTCCGCCGCCCCCACTGGCCCCGCAGCCGCACCACCGAGGCCTTCTGTCCCCCGGAGGCACCAGCTGCAGCTACCCCAGCGAGGACAGCTCCGAGGACgaggaggatgaagaagaagAGCAGGAGGTGGACGTGGAGGGCCACAAGCCCCCAGAGGgcgaggaagaagaggaggaaggtcGAGATCCCGACGACGACGAGGAGGAAGACGAGGAGACGAGGGTCCTACTAGGGGACCCCTTAGTCGGGGGCGGCCGGTTCCTCCAGAACCGAGGGCTGTCGGAGAAGGGGAGCAGCCGGGACCGCGCGCCGGCCGCCTCGGGCGCTTTCCCACTCGCCCTGAACTCCTCCAGGCTGCTGCAGGAGGACGGGAAACTGGGTGACCCCGGCGGCTCGGacctgcccccgcccccgcctccgccCCTGGCCTCCCAGAAAGCGAGCGGCGGCAGTAGCAGCAGCCCCGGCAGCCCGGTCCACCATCCATCACTGGAGGAGCAGCCCTCCTACAAAGATGTAAATATCCCCTTTAGGCTCCTTCaagctaattattattatttaaatgcaCCTTTAGGCTGAATCGGTTACATATGCGCAGGAAAGATGAATCACCAGATTTCCCCacagaaatgaaatattcagtGTGTTTAGGAGGGCTTCTTTCCTGCCAGCGGTCCTCCATAAAAATGTGGTTTCTGGTCTCTCTCTTACAAAGCCTTTGAGAGGCTTTGGGGTCTCTATTCCCTCCTATATTTAAGTTGCTGCTTGTAGAAGTTGGGAAAGACCCCATAGTTGACCTAGTCCTTTCTCTACTCCAGCCTTTGCTTCCTGCCAGTTAAGCACAATCGTTCCCCAGAAAGCAGTGGGACCACAAAACTGGAGCAGTCTGAATAATCCTGTCCCCTTTTTTCTCTATAATTCAGCACCTCCCTCCACCATGACCCAAAAAGGGTTGAAAATACATTAACTTCAAAAGTTAAATTCAGTTTTGTTTGAACTGCTTTGATTTAATCAAGGTTTGAAGGCCAGAGCCCTCTTGCCGTAATGGACACATCTGTAAGATATTGtgtccagtaaaacaaaagattctCCAGCAAGACCTGGTCTCCCAAACCAATGTCCATCCACGTGAGAGTGCTACCTGTGAGCCCTAAAGACAGAGTTACATTTAAATGGCTCAGCATTCAGGGTTCACTCGAGTGTGCCTAGAAGACACTCTCAAGGACTTCAGAGTGAGGTGACTGTCCTAATGCAGTGTAGATTTGACAAATAGCGTGGCGTGTTTATTTACAGAGCATATAATAGGTGTGTATTTAATTAACATATTACTTAAAAAGTAGCTCAGGTACGTGGAGTCGTACACATGTATTGAAGTGCAACAACTATTCAAAGAAGATAATCATCAAAAAATGATGTCTCCTGAGGCCCCATGGAGTCACTTTTATTGATGCTTCTTCCTGCTGACTGTTGACATTAGCATATGGTTTGATCCAggcattgatttgtgtgtctaaTTCTTCCCCACGCAGAATCAGAAAACTAAGGAAAATAACCAAGTTATTTTATCTACAAAGGACAACAACGACTTTtcaggtaaaagaaaaattaaccacCAGTTTTCTCTCCTACCTTTAACCATTTCTATGAGACACACCCAGCACCTCCTGGCCCCACTaccattctgtgggttttcatCTGttgaattttatgctttttttgctttttttttttttggatattacAGCATATATTTTAAAGGGCAGCATTTCTGTAATTTCCAAGCAATGGTAATTTTCCAAATAGCCCCCAATTTCAACATTCCTCTTTGCATTTAAGTGATGTCAGCActctaaacacacacaaatacagaaaTATGTGTTAAAACTCTTGGATGTCTTTGTTTTCCGCTTGTCAGTATGATCACttgtagattttgttttgtttgattctAGATAAGAACAAGGAACATAGCTTTTTCATCACAGATCCCGACGCTTCCGGAGGAGATTTTTGGAGAGAAAGATCAGGTAGGCTGGCacagatgggaggaaggaagaggcagacgACAGAGAGAGGACCTGAAATTCATAATCAAAAGACTGAATATTTAGTACAAGGgtaaagataaaaaacaattcCTAGTAGATATAactaagaaaaacacaaatgggAAAGCAGTGACATTAATAGCAATAAGATTATTAATCGCTGGgcatatttcagaagaaaattcagaaatatatcaGGTTACACAATGAAACAGGCTGGAAAAgcataaaatgacaataattgaAATGTTCTCTTAGAAACCTTCCATTAAAAAGGATCACAGCTTATTGCTTTTAATATCTGTCAGAAAGACATTAAAGGTGTTTTATGACATCTATGCCAACATTTATATTATCTCCATGATAATGATCTCTACACAAAATGTATaatacatttacaaaaattacatTATACAAATTAAATGAAACCACCTTTTACTGATTGCTAAATGTCTCCAAGGGGTTTGGGAAAGACGTGATTAGAAGTTTTGATACTAAGTTGTCTATTGCAGTGTCTTAAGGAGAGGGTTTTGTTTCTTGGGAAAAAGGAATCTAATTTTCCATTTATGTAATGCAAACTGCCTTGGCTTTGACTATTCACGGTTAATTGACTGTCAAACGAGGTTGTTATCCTGCGGCAATGTCTGCAAATTTGCCTGTcaaatgagacagagagagcaagCTAGGAAgtaagggagagggagaaagagtggTGTGGggagcagaaataaagaaaataggatCTTAAAGGAATCTTATATAACAGCAAAGTACAATGAAAAAGGTCTCCaaacctttgtttttaatttttcataaaggaaacgtctcaatattttaaatggcaaaatgCAAATAcctattttaatggaaaaagaatgGCTTTATATATCATAGGAAGAAGGCTTTGTATATCGGGAGATATTTCCAAATTATCTCATGAGTATATTCTATAAATAGTGATCAACACCCAGTTTTGGTTGACAATGCTAAGGAGTTACTAAGAATAATTTTGTGGTACATCATTGGTGAGTGGCCACATCAAGTCTACATGAAATATACAATGCTGGCTTTTTGTAGCTTTACCTGCTTGTCagcatgttttaaatgtttttattattatcacttCCATACATTAAAGCTTTATGCCctttgaaaattcagaaaatcacCTTTCACAAATTTGCCCTAAGTGTCTAATATGATAAAATTGCTAAAGGTGGATTTTCTGTTACAATCCAAAAGTACAATATAAAGTCACAAAGGCAATGATTTTTGCTCAGGAACTGCTCCTCCCTAGTGTGATATTTCACAAAATTGAGGCCTGAAATGGAAAGGATTGCGACCAAGGAATTTCTAATGGGcttgcacacatacacaaaaaaaagGTTTACAATTCTGTTCGATTGATTCTGTAATATCTAGCCATTTCCCAGATATTTCTAGGTAGTCAAGTGCTTTCGTTTGTTGGATATGTGTAGAAATTAATAGCCACTGGAAACAATACATTCATGACtatgaaaaaacaattttagaaacaTTCCTCAGCCCCAGATCAAAGGATATTTAGTAGCTCCGTATAgctaaaaatagatttaaaagtaGCCCAATTTCTCCCATGCCTGGAAACCACAGATGGAAGTCTCTGTGTACTCTAGTGAATGCAGATTAACTCGGGCTGTTTCAACAGCTGAAGTGGATGGAGCCCTTTGCTAGGTCTGTGTTGTACAGCCCAAGAGCACTTAGAGGATTCCTATTGCTCTCTACCAAAATAGACAAAGCTTGGAAAGAGAGTTTAAAAGTAGTGTCACAGCCTAGTGGCACTGTCCATAAgctaatttgggggaaatttttgtttttgttttattttatgtatgacCCCATTTTGCGAGCAGGCCCCATGAAGCCCAAAGtccaataaaataagaaaacttacATGTATCAGTGACTGTGGATTCTTTTAGTAATGTAACCCATTCAGAGGCAGAGTAATGTAACCAATAGAGGCAGGACACGGATCCCACTTGTCACTTACTAATCTTAAGACAGATTTTAATTTAGGGTTGCTTGTAAAATTAGTACTTTGTAATTTATATGCCttaattttaaagttgtttttgaCTGCCTAAATTTGGAGAGTTTTATTTTGGAGTTGGCTATTGGTGATACTGAAGTTCAAATTATAGAATATGTATTTACTATAAAGTAACATATTTGGAGAATAATTCACACCAGACCTTACACTTCATTTAGGTAAACCATAAATCATCATAAGTCTGCTTGTGCCAAACTCTACTCTATTCAGGTGcaaattttgaaggaaataaaaataaaattttataaatattctataaaagATCTAAAATGTGCATAGCTTTTTAAGGGGTAGTAATGACTTGTACAAAACTATGGGATAATTTGATgtttaaattgttaaattaaaagAGTTTCTGTAGATTTAATGAGAAAATCCAAATTCCACAatctgaaatcttttctttttaggaaCTTTACTTTCCTATGTTGTGCTTAACAACTagtattcataatttttataaaaatttgaagTTAACATTTCAACAAATGTGCATACCCATTAGAAATCTAAATGTTTTAGAACATACTGATTCCTTCACAGAGTTATATTCCCTTCATTCCCTGTATATTGATACTCTCTGTAGGTCTGTTAAAACataaatttctcttcttcatcttcctctgaTTTGGATGGCTGGTCTGGTTCAATGTGGAAACCAGTTCCTCCTGGCCTTGTAAGGGGTTTGGTTTCCACACACTTAGTGCGTTCCCTAAACCCTGAAATGCCATCAGAACACTAAGGATGATAACCAGAGTGGATGGAAACCACAGAATCCACTGTGGTTTGATATTCAGACGGAAATTCAAATGCCAAAAGGAAGTAAGTAAACATGTAGCCACGATCAGTGTTCATATAAAAATTCCACAGCCCTGGAACTCAGGGCAGTACAGTCAATAGTTATGTTGGTAATAACACCTAGTCATGCTATTGATATATTACTAGTCCCTTTCTCACAATAATTAATTTGATACAGATTCCCAGAGAAACTTGCTCTGCATTGATTTTCCATATTACAATTTCATTCTCACATTAGTCAGGAAAGTATGTaggtagtaggctatatcatatTATTATCCTGTATTGAATGGGAGACAGGTAGGATGTGGAAAGGAGCGAAACATATTATTGAAATGAACAAATGTTCAGGTGACGagtatattttgtgaaatttatctCGGAATCTTGGGTCACGAGAACTTCATCCTCCTGGTTCCTTTGCTGAGCATGTGGAGATGATGTTTTAAACACCAAAAAGTGTTAAGGAGTTTGGGGTAAGGAGTTTGTGGGAGATGACCTACCTTCAGCTGTCCTTGCTTGTAAGAAATATTAGCTCATTGTCTTCATGTTAGAATGCACATTTGAGAAAATCCCAGAGTGGGAATGAGGCCTGTGTTTTGGTATTAATGTATTTACTTGTGGTCAGAATCCAAGAATCCATTTGTTTAACAAAGTGTCGAAAATCTAGATGAGCCAAAAAGACTATGAAGACTGGTGATTAGCTGCCTTGGGTTGGTTCCAGTAGAATGCTTTATCCAGAGAACTCTGCTTGTTAATACAGTTATTTCTCCCCATGTAACAACTGTTAACTTCCACGTAGTCGTAACAgcgttcatttgtttatttactcaaTGATTCCCCAAGTATTTcagaatgcctactgtgtgctaggcatttgCTAGGCTCTGGGGACTCAGAGAGAGAATCAACAGCAGTCCCTGCTCTCAAATTGCTTCCAGTCAAAAGGAGGGGACAGATAAGCGGTAAGGCAGTGTGAATACTGTAATGGTGTTCCACACATCATACCATCCAGTAAGGTTTATATAATCATGTGTCCCATTAGCCAgtgtttaatttaataattactattgggaaatatcaatattttgtttCAGCACATATGCAGTATAACATAGAAGAATGAAACATCTTGTCAAACTACTCAGTAAGTCAGtatgcaattttttatttttatatgaatttttcaCTCCCGTGGCAATCATAAATGTACTTTATCAAGAAATTTCTATGacttttctctaaataaataagGATATAGACATATCTTTAAATGATAGGCACTTACTTTCGTTGATCCCTAACACAAATTCAGTTTAGCAACAATACTTAGTTCCAGTTGATTTTTTAGTTTATCATTTTAGTTAAGTTTAGTCTTCCTTCAACCTTTCAGCCTTATTGGTAACTGTTCCTTTTCAGCAATTTcaaagattacatttttaaataattttttttaaactttcctgtTCATGGTCATTAACCTTACACACCGCGGATATTGTATTTCTGTATAATCAGAAGGACTAAACATGAAATTTTTAAGGAGCCAAGATTCCCCAGAAGCCAATAGAACTTTTATCTATAGGTTTCTTTAAAATTAGACCCATGacttaaaatcaaataatatagaTTAGGGGGATGGCAGTTTGGTCAATATATTGCCtgctcaaaaatataaatttgcttGCAGTCCCAGAGTAAGGTTTTGCACATCCATTTTGAATAACTTTAGTGAAGTTAAGTGATTTGAAATTGAATGCAGTGGGGTAAGCTGGTGAGACAGCTCAAAGCTATTGCAGGTCAAGGAAATCCCGTAAAGTGGAGTCATCCCAGATTTCAATCCCTTTCATTGTAGAAACGCCAGCACCATCGGACTCTGAGCGCGGCTGCATCTTGTTATATGTatggaagttttaaaatcaatttgattTTCACTGGTATGATTCTCTAGTGTACTTAATATGCTATGGACGGATTTCTGAGAATAGTAAGAAGCAGTTACACTTCTCATGAATATATAGCGAATGAGGCACTCTGATTTATTATTCCATTCTATTTTAGAACAtgcttatgattttaaaaaaaaggaaaag is a window from the Equus quagga isolate Etosha38 chromosome 9, UCLA_HA_Equagga_1.0, whole genome shotgun sequence genome containing:
- the SKOR2 gene encoding SKI family transcriptional corepressor 2 — protein: MASSPLPGPNDILLASPSSAFQPDALSQPRPGHANLKPNQVGQVILYGIPIVSLVIDGQERLCLAQISNTLLKNFSYNEIHNRRVALGITCVQCTPVQLEILRRAGAMPISSRRCGMITKREAERLCKSFLGENRPPKLPDNFAFDVSHECAWGCRGSFIPARYNSSRAKCIKCSYCNMYFSPNKFIFHSHRTPDAKYTQPDAANFNSWRRHLKLTDKSPQDELVFAWEDVKAMFNGGSRKRALPQPGAHPACHPLSSVKAAAVAAAAAVAGGGGLLGPHLLGAPPPPPPPPPLTELAGAPHAHHKRPRFDDDDDSLQEAAVVAAASLSAAAASLSVAAASGGAGVGGGGAGGGCVTGVGAGAGAGSAAGAKGPRSYPVIPVPSKGSFGGMLQKFPGCGGLFPHPYTFPAAAAAFGLCHKKEDAGAAAEALGAAGGAGAAPKAGLSGLFWPAGRKDAFYPPFCMFWPPRTPGGLPVPTYLQPPPQPPSALGCALGESPTLLRQAFLDLAEPGGAGGSADAAPPPGQPPPVVANGPGSGPQPPAGGAGARDALFESPPGGSGGDCSAGSTPPADSGAVPGAGAAVAGAGPAGSRVPGPHHSHLLEGRKAGGGSYHHSSAFRPVGGKDDAESLAKLHGASAGAPHSTPAHHHHHHHHPHHHHHHHPPQPPSPLLLLPPQPDEPGSERHHPAPPPPPPPPPPLAPQPHHRGLLSPGGTSCSYPSEDSSEDEEDEEEEQEVDVEGHKPPEGEEEEEEGRDPDDDEEEDEETRVLLGDPLVGGGRFLQNRGLSEKGSSRDRAPAASGAFPLALNSSRLLQEDGKLGDPGGSDLPPPPPPPLASQKASGGSSSSPGSPVHHPSLEEQPSYKDNQKTKENNQVILSTKDNNDFSDKNKEHSFFITDPDASGGDFWRERSGEHTQEMNSPHSLKKDVENMGKEELQKVLFEQIDLRRRLEQEFQVLKGNTSFPVFNNFQDQMKRELAYREEMVQQLQIIPYAASLIRKEKLGAHLSKS